A genomic stretch from Solanum stenotomum isolate F172 chromosome 8, ASM1918654v1, whole genome shotgun sequence includes:
- the LOC125872904 gene encoding uncharacterized protein LOC125872904, with translation MELITIFLGFSLLVHGALGSGEILCEDLSVGLCAYSVASSGKRCSLESYESIEGRRGYQCKTSEVLVSNIDITNLIESDECISACGADRNSLGISSDSLLESSFTSKLCSQQCYQKCPNIVDLYYNLALGEGVYLPAFCKGGNLNGRREMSQIQSSGVARAPSAASTGLTLEADAPR, from the exons ATGGAACTCATCACTATATTCCTTGGTTTCTCACTTCTTGTCCATGGAGCTCTTGGTAGTG GTGAAATTTTGTGTGAAGATTTGTCAGTAGGACTGTGTGCCTACTCAGTTGCTTCGTCAGGGAAGCGTTGCTCTTTGGAGAGTTATGAATCAATTGAGGGAAGAAGAGGGTACCAATGCAAGACCTCAGAGGTGTTAGTGTCCAATATTGACATAACAAATTTGATTGAAAGTGATGAGTGCATTAGTGCTTGTGGAGCTGATAGAAACTCTCTTGGCATTTCTTCTGATTCCCTTCTTGAATCATCATTCACCTCTAAGCTTTGCTCTCAACAATGCTACCAAAAGTGCCCTAACATTGTTGATCTTTACTACAATTTGGCTTTGGGAGAAG GGGTGTATTTGCCAGCATTTTGCAAGGGGGGAAATTTGAATGGACGCCGTGAAAtgagccaaatccaaagttcAGGTGTGGCGCGTGCACCGTCAGCTGCAAGCACTGGACTCACATTGGAGGCTGATGCTCCAAGGTGA
- the LOC125872898 gene encoding uncharacterized protein LOC125872898 has protein sequence MSAGRHRSDEGPKVIKLKIMIDKNRNRVIFAESYHEFIDTLFSFLTLPLGTVLNLLEYEMVQLGSISSVYASVKSLEPRFLRTSYCKSMLIMPRNASEVQCEKLKLNVDYSENVGKLFDCNSYNPRCKNIFSISQNTQCFHCNRLTQFERIINEKEEKRSCGGESVVEVFLKGGAASFMITDDLQVIPASTASLTALFRKLGVSDKSEIEAKTVEVGTEEVFQLLKFSLFSKTALTNMVLNSQGSWLKDISKYEDNQTAKLDKKTMSQNTNTMSLKLIVSKSKKKVLYAEAGVKLVDFLFSFLVFPLGAVVKQLGANSRLGCIDNLYKGAADLSSENYIKSEECKNMLLSPKLFPHSGFDSHILEVEEEYPKYRYDDSGCIELVRNTNKSEGSSIVNEEEASDLAINILDPKSPSGETIKGEGYLKGPATFMIMDNLLVIPFSPTTIITQLNQMKVSTSDVEERTVTVGKDEALNLLKASLISKTVLNDVFNIREPYPKVMLKV, from the exons GTTATTAAACTTAAGATTATGATTGACAAGAACAGAAACCGAGTAATCTTTGCAGAGTCGTACCATGAATTCATCGACACCCTCTTCTCATTCTTGACACTCCCGTTAGGTACAGTTCTAAATCTTCTTGAATATGAAATGGTTCAATTGGGATCAATTAGCAGTGTTTATGCCAGTGTTAAGTCGCTTGAGCCAAGGTTCTTGCGTACAAGCTACTGcaaatccatgttgatcatgCCACGGAATGCATCAGAAGTTCAGTGTGAAAAGTTGAAGCTCAATGTTGATTATTCGGAGAATGTAGGGAAGTTGTTTGACTGTAATAGCTATAACCCTAGGTGTAAAAACATATTCAGTATCTCGCAGAATACACAGTGCTTCCACTGTAATAGATTGACACAATTTGAGAGAATAATTAATGAGAAGGAAGAGAAGAGAAGTTGTGGGGGAGAAAGCGTGGTTGAAGTCTTTCTAAAGGGTGGGGCAGCAAGCTTTATGATTACAGATGATTTGCAGGTAATACCGGCCTCAACTGCTAGTTTAACTGCTTTGTTCAGAAAACTCGGAGTCAGTGACAAGAGTGAAATTGAGGCAAAGACAGTAGAAGTTGGTACTGAGGAG GTGTTCCAACTACTGAAGTTCTCATTGTTCTCGAAGACGGCTTTGACAAATATGGTACTGAATAGCCAGGGAAGTTGGTTGAAAGATATATCGAAGTACGAAGATAACCAAACTGCAAAGTTAGACAAGAAGACCATGTCTCAAAACACAAATACTATGAGCCTGAAGCTTATAGTCAGCAAAAGTAAGAAGAAGGTTTTGTATGCAGAAGCCGGGGTCAAGCTTGTAGACTTCCTTTTCAGTTTCCTTGTATTCCCGTTAGGGGCTGTAGTAAAGCAGCTAGGTGCTAACTCAAGACTTGGATGTATAGATAATTTGTATAAGGGTGCTGCTGATTTGAGTTCggaaaattatatcaaatcagaAGAGTGCAAAAATATGTTACTCTCTCCGAAACTGTTTCCACACTCTGGTTTTGACAGTCATATTCTCGAGGTGGAAGAGGAGTACCCGAAATACAGATATGATGACTCAGGATGTATAGAATTAGTAAGGAACACTAATAAATCTGAGGGATCATCGATAGTAAATGAGGAAGAAGCAAGCGATTTAGCCATCAATATTTTGGATCCAAAGTCTCCATCAGGAGAAACTATAAAGGGTGAAGGGTACTTGAAAGGACCCGCAACGTTTATGATAATGGATAATCTTCTAGTGATTCCTTTTTCCCCTACCACAATTATAACTCAGCTTAATCAAATGAAGGTGTCAACCAGTGATGTCGAGGAACGCACTGTAACTGTTGGGAAGGACGAG GCCCTGAATTTGCTGAAAGCGTCTTTAATCTCAAAAACAGTTCTAAATGATGTTTTCAACATTAGGGAACCTTATCCTAAGGTTATGCTTAAAGTATGA
- the LOC125872893 gene encoding putative late blight resistance protein homolog R1A-3 — MYLKNKKLENFPNNVSTRTIDVAIEYLLVFLNADVSNHAIDGNWLNEVMEKVGAIVGDVLYVIQKLLPSSINKDDTSKNNIWSIQIMEKTKDLKGQVKTYYKSLKFTPSQFPPAGGLCFLESLLRKLNEMSKSKSCLDFMMKPHIGNLEKELSSLAFILEEEFSSLSSIFRDVAKAHHEHKIPKNLHRRTINLAYEVEVAIDSILVQYNVLWHIFCSLPSILKEIKHICAEVTEMWSADVALKPCYVIAPSKHLPTRHSNPVNDEEIVGFENDTEKMIQYLIRGTNELDVLSIVGMGGQGKTTIARQVYNNDIIVSCFDVRAWCIISQTYNWRELLQEIFSQVTGSKDKEDKDDILADKLRKHLMGKRYLIVLDDMWDGTAWDDLRLSFPDVGNRSRIVVTTRLEKVGAYVMHHIDPYILPFLTPEESCQLLQKKVFQQEGCPPELQDVSLAIAKRCKGLPLVVVLVAGIIKRKKTEASWWDVVEKSLLSSHGESEGYSLSVVQLSYDNLPDHLRPCLLYMGMFLEDTKIPVSKLISLWIAEGFVQNIESGRVMEEAAEGYLMDLIHSNVVMVSKRKYNGKVKYCQVHDVVLHFCLERSREEKFMLLVKGHYSHQFQPSEWKESRVSFNYSNELSKFASLRSKTRKTFNQHLRSLIMTNGGLFHISYTWDPFRQCSKLRLVKVLDLSSHKVECLSSATLQPLIHLKYLALHTSKFDFHPKSHLPNLETLIVNCYANTMLLPGTFWKMEKLRHVDMHLPEFDKQGIFEESSKLENLRILRAVVIEIDRVDVLLGKCPNVQELRIRFKGDRKSREPFCSTLESFTKLQSVFISFMGSPIPSELHLPSNLKKLVLDGIHVEKAIYFTVGLPNLECLHLRDFTHSEEWYLPIDITLHKLKFLKLSYLRISRWNVSEESFPLLETLVINGCSKLEEIQLSFANILTLKQIKLMYSGNESLEASVERIKEEITENEGCDRLNVIIIK, encoded by the exons ATGTACCTTAAAAACAAAAAGCTCGAGAACTTTCCTAATAATGTTTCCACTCGAACTATTGACGTGGCAATAGAGTACTTGTTGGTTTTCCTTAATGCTGATGTGTCAAATCATGCTATTGATGGTAACTGGTTGAATGAGGTTATGGAAAAGGTTGGAGCTATAGTGGGTGATGTTCTGTATGTAATTCAAAAGCTTCTTCCTAGCTCTATAAACAAAGATGACACAAGCAAAAACAATATTTGGTCGATACAGATAATGGAGAAAACTAAAGATCTGAAGGGACAAGTGAAGACATACTACAAATCCTTAAAATTCACTCCATCTCAGTTTCCCCCTGCTGGTGGATTGTGTTTTCTGGAGTCTCTTTTAAGGAAATTGAATGAGATGTCGAAATCTAAATCATGTTTAGATTTCATGATGAAACCTCATATTGGTAATTTAGAGAAAGAGCTATCATCTCTTGCATTCATCTTAGAGGAGGAGTTTTCATCTTTATCATCCATTTTCAGAGATGTTGCAAAGGCGCACCATGAACATAAAATTCCTAAAAATCTTCATAGGCGTACTATCAATTTGGCATATGAAGTTGAAGTTGCCATTGACTCTATTCTTGTTCAGTATAATGTTCTTTGGCATATTTTTTGCTCACTTCCTTCAATCTTAAAAGAGATCAAGCACATTTGTGCAGAGGTGACTGAGATGTGGTCGGCGGACGTTGCTCTTAAGCCTTGTTATGTGATAGCACCATCTAAACATCTGCCAACTCGACATAGCAATCCTGTGAATGATGAGGAGATAGTAGGATTTGAGAATGACACAGAAAAGATGATTCAGTATCTGATTAGAGGTACAAATGAGCTAGATGTCCTCTCAATTGTAGGCATGGGAGGACAAGGGAAAACGACTATTGCTAGACAGGTGTACAATAACGACATAATTGTTTCTTGCTTCGATGTTCGAGCATGGTGCATCATTTCCCAAACATATAATTGGAGAGAGCTATTACAAGAGATTTTCAGTCAAGTTACTGGTTCAAAGGATAAGGAAGATAAGGATGACATCCTTGCTGACAAGTTGAGGAAACACCTAATGGGAAAAAGATATCTCATTGTCTTGGATGATATGTGGGATGGCACGGCATGGGATGACTTAAGGCTTTCCTTTCCAGATGTTGGAAATAGAAGCAGAATAGTAGTAACAACTCGACTTGAGAAAGTGGGTGCCTATGTCATGCACCATATTGATCCGTACATCCTTCCATTTCTCACACCAGAAGAGAGTTGCCAATTGTTGCAGAAAAAAGTATTTCAGCAGGAAGGTTGCCCACCTGAACTACAAGATGTGAGTCTAGCAATTGCGAAAAGATGCAAAGGATTGCCTCTAGTAGTTGTCTTGGTTGCTGGAATAATCAAAAGGAAGAAAACGGAAGCCTCTTGGTGGGATGTGGTTGAAAAATCTCTTCTTTCCTCTCATGGTGAATCTGAAGGATACAGTCTGTCAGTTGTGCAGTTAAGTTATGATAACTTACCTGACCATTTAAGACCATGCCTTCTTTACATGGGGATGTTTCTGGAGGACACAAAAATTCCAGTGTCTAAATTGATAAGTTTATGGATTGCGGAAGGTTTCGTGCAGAACATTGAATCTGGGAGAGTAATGGAAGAGGCAGCAGAAGGTTACTTGATGGATCTCATCCACAGTAACGTGGTAATGGTTTCAAAGAGAAAATATAATGGTAAAGTCAAATACTGTCAGGTTCATGATGTGGTGCTTCACTTTTGCTTGGAGAGGAGTAGAGAAGAGAAGTTTATGCTACTAGTAAAGGGGCATTATAGCCACCAGTTTCAACCTTCTGAATGGAAGGAAAGTCGAGTGAGCTTCAATTACAGTAATGAGCTTTCCAAGTTTGCATCTCTGAGATCCAAAACACGGAAAACTTTCAATCAACACTTGAGGTCATTGATAATGACGAATGGAGGTCTATTTCATATCTCATATACTTGGGATCCCTTCCGTCAGTGTAGTAAATTGAGACTTGTTAAGGTCTTGGATTTGAGTTCTCATAAAGTGGAGTGTTTGTCGTCAGCTACATTGCAACCACTAATTCACCTGAAGTACCTTGCACTTCACACAAGTAAATTTGATTTTCATCCAAAATCACATCTTCCCAATCTTGAAACTTTGATTGTGAATTGTTATGCCAACACTATGCTGTTACCAGGGACTttttggaaaatggaaaaattaagGCATGTTGACATGCATTTGCCTGAATTTGATAAGCAAGGGATCTTTGAAGAATCCTCTAAATTGGAAAATTTGAGGATATTAAGGGCAGTTGTAATTGAAATTGATAGGGTGGATGTGTTATTAGGGAAGTGTCCTAATGTTCAAGAACTTCGAATCAGGTTTAAAGGCGATAGAAAATCCAGAGAGCCTTTTTGTTCCACATTGGAGAGTTTTACCAAGCTTCAATCAGTTTTCATTTCCTTTATGGGGTCCCCAATTCCATCGGAGTTACACTTaccttcaaatttaaaaaaactgGTATTAGATGGGATTCATGTAGAAAAAGCAATTTATTTCACCGTGGGACTACCAAATCTGGAGTGTCTCCATTTAAGGGATTTCACTCATTCCGAAGAGTGGTACCTTCCTATAGATATCACACTGCATAAACTTAAGTTCTTGAAACTGTCCTACTTACGTATCTCAAGGTGGAATGTCTCGGAGGAATCCTTTCCCCTGCTTGAAACACTTGTTATAAATGGGTGTAGTAAGCTTGAGGAGATCCAGTTAAGCTTTGCAAATATTCTAACACTGAAACAGATTAAGTTGATGTACTCTGGGAACGAATCACTGGAGGCTTCAGTTGagagaattaaagaagaaaTCACAGAGAATGAAGGATGTGACCGTCTTAACGTCATCATTATCaaa TGA